A single region of the Hippopotamus amphibius kiboko isolate mHipAmp2 chromosome 6, mHipAmp2.hap2, whole genome shotgun sequence genome encodes:
- the GABRR1 gene encoding gamma-aminobutyric acid receptor subunit rho-1 yields the protein MLAVQNMKVSVFLLWWGWVLATESRVHWRKRDVREMSKKGSPIHKRSPDITKSPPTRSEQLLRVEDHDFSMRPGFGGPAIPVGVDVQVESLDSISEVDMDFTMTLYLRHYWKDERLSFPSTNNLSMTFDGRLVKKIWVPDMFFVHSKRSFIHDTTTDNVMLRVQPDGKVLYSLRVTVTAMCNMDFSRFPLDTQTCSLEIESYAYTEDDLMLYWKKGNDSLKTDERISLSQFLIQEFHTTTKLAFYSSTGWYNRLYINFTLRRHIFFFLLQTYFPATLMVMLSWVSFWIDRRAVPARVPLGITTVLTMSTIITGVNASMPRVSYIKAVDIYLWVSFVFVFLSVLEYAAVNYLTTVQERRERKLQEKLPCTCRLPQPRAVLLDGSYSDGEVNDLGSYTPENGDKPDRMMVQLTLASERSSARRKSQRSSYVSMRIDTHAIDKYSRIIFPAAYILFNLIYWSIFS from the exons CCCAATTCATAAACGCAGCCCTGACATCACCAAATCGCCACCGACACGATCAGAACAGCTCCTGAGGGTAGAGGACCACGACTTCAGCATGCGGCCTGGCTTTGGAG GTCCTGCCATTCCTGTTGGTGTGGACGTGCAGGTGGAGAGCTTGGATAGCATCTCAGAGGTCGACATG GACTTCACGATGACCCTCTACCTGAGGCACTACTGGAAGGACGAGAGGCTGTCCTTCCCGAGCACCAACAACCTCAGCATGACGTTTGACGGCCGGCTGGTGAAGAAGATCTGGGTCCCCGACATGTTCTTCGTGCACTCCAAGCGCTCCTTCATCCACGACACCACCACAGACAATGTGATGCTGCGGGTCCAGCCGGACGGCAAAGTGCTCTACAGCCTCAG GGTTACAGTGACTGCCATGTGCAACATGGACTTCAGCCGGTTTCCCCTGGACACACAAACGTGCTCGCTTGAAATTGAGAGCT ATGCCTACACGGAAGATGACCTCATGTTGTACTGGAAGAAAGGCAATGACTCCTTAAAGACAGATGAGCGGATCTCACTCTCCCAGTTCCTCATCCAGGAGTTCCACACCACCACGAAACTGGCCTTCTACAGCAGCacag GCTGGTACAACCGTCTGTACATTAACTTCACGTTGCGTCGCCACATCTTCTTCTTCTTGCTCCAAACCTACTTTCCCGCCACCCTGATGGTCATGCTGTCCTGGGTGTCCTTCTGGATCGACCGCAGAGCCGTGCCCGCCAGAGTCCCTTTAG GGATCACCACGGTGCTGACCATGTCCACCATCATCACGGGCGTGAACGCCTCCATGCCCCGCGTGTCCTACATCAAGGCCGTGGACATCTACCTCTGGGTCAGCTTCGTGTTCGTGTTCCTGTCGGTGCTGGAGTACGCGGCCGTCAACTACCTGACCACCGTGCAGGAGCGCAGGGAGCGGAAGCTGCAGGAGAAG CTTCCCTGCACCTGCAGGTTGCCTCAGCCCCGCGCGGTCCTGCTGGACGGCAGCTACAGTGACGGGGAGGTGAACGACCTGGGCAGCTACACCCCTGAGAACGGAGACAAGCCGGACAGGATGATGGTGCAGCTGACGCTGGCCTCGGAGAGGAGCTCCGCACGGAGGAAAAGCCAGAGAAGCAGCTACGTGAGCATGAGAATTGACACCCACGCCATTGACAAATACTCCAGGATCATTTTTCCAGCCGCATACATCTTATTCAATTTAATATACTGGTCGATTTTCTCATGA